Below is a genomic region from Corticium candelabrum unplaced genomic scaffold, ooCorCand1.1 SCAFFOLD_67, whole genome shotgun sequence.
attttgccCTATAACTGTTCTATCCGTATCACCACATTGTCCAATTTTTGATAGAACGTTACTGGCAATGTACACTAGAAATGTGTCAGACGGATTTTCCGTTCGTTGTTTCGTTCGGCTCCAATGTCATGGTGAGTCCCCCAAAGAGGTCTCATTCAAGGCCCTATACTTTCGACAAACGGTCACTAATCACAGCCATTCTTTCAAGCAAGGTAAGCGATAACATGGCACATAGTTCTGTAAGATCGATTGATTGATTTCCATTCTGTCAAAATGTTACGTAATTCTAAATTACGATATGCAAATCTATGGCAGACATGCAAAAACATAAGCTGTACGAACACTACACCTCTTAATTTCTTTTAAATCATTAAGAATATGAACTgaaaacaatctgtctatttgttggcTTGCACTCTTCTATGTGATTTGTATGTCTTGACCGTTTCTTCTACCTTTTTACCTCCTGTTTTTCCATCCCTGTAAGCTTGAATATACATCCTAGCATTCCCAAAATACTTTCTAATCAGAGTAGGGCCAACTGATTCTAAAGCAGGAATTATGGTTTTTCTAAGGCCTACAATCGAGTAGTTACAGTAGGCTCTTGTATAGCGCTTCGCTTGTCCCCACACTCTTTCTATTGGGTTCAGTTCACAGTGAAACTTTGGAAAGAACATGCAATTATGGCCCCTAGATATTAGAATGTGTTCTACAATGGACAGTTCTGCAGCAAAGTCAGCGTGTGACTGCAACTCTGTTATCATGTCTTGTTTTAGCATACCCTGAACATTGACGCCTCTCTCCTCTAGGACAAGCTGAAGTCCTTTAGGTGTCCCACCATCCAGAACCATTCTCTGTGACTGCCCCTGATAGCATGTGTCTCTCATTCTTGGTTGTGCTCCACCGCTATGGACATTCATTCTCTTGGCAACAAGTGCATCTGGAGACTTGGCTGTATGGTTGGATGATTGGTCAAAGAGCCAAAGGAGTGAATACTTGTCAGGGGGATATTTGACCTCAGCTATCAGAACTGCTCGTTTGAGTTGACTGATGAACTTCTCACCAGTCCAATACCCATCCCTGTTTTCTccataaaatataatttctCGAGCTTCTTTTGCAAGGTCTGGAAAAGTGACCCTCCCTCTTTCCAGATCAGCATCAGTTAGATGCAAGTATCCTGAGAATTCATCTATAAAATCACTAACCATTAGGCCCGATCCCCCGGGATTTTGGTCGAATTGCTTGTTGGTCTTCTTGCAGCCAAGAGAATTTCTGATCATCATTCGACTGAAATGACGACTCATCATGACATATGATCACTAGGTGTTTACAAGCTGCACTAGTAGCAGGATCCTGTGACTGGAATTCAGAAGGTGGAGGGAGGTGTGCCAATTCTAAACTTTTCAACCTGTCCAAGAAAATACCTCTATCCCTAATGACGTCTGGTCTCTCATGCCCATCTATATACACCCCTTTCCGGCTTGTATCAACTCTTTCAAACCCCAGATTATGTAAGTTTCCTAGCAGTCTCTAAACATACTTTTCTAGGAAATAAGGGTGGAAGGGAAAGGGATGGCAGTAACTCATTGTTCAGGTATTGACAGAAATCAGTAATGGTCATGTTAGGTTGGCCCTTGACATTGGCATGCTCTCTTGCCCATAGTGCAGCCTTCCTCCGAACTTCCTCGTCATCAATAATTGAGAGACGCGCATACTTTCCCACTCTTGACTCAGGAAAGTTACCTTTCCTTCTGAACTCATCTCGCCAACGTCGAACTGTTCTCTCACTGTGGTGAACGATCGAAGACACCTTTGCTGCCGCCTGTAATATTCCTAATCCAAATTCCCCTTGAAATGTCTCATAGAGAAGAGTGCAGAGCATCATTTTGTCTTCCCTTGGTAGAGAAACCACCCAGTCATCAATTCTCTCCAGTATCTGTTCGTGGGTAAGTTCAGGCAAGTCTGCTGATACCAGGTTGTCAAGCGAAGTATTCTGTTCTGCTTCTGTCGTTTCAGGAATCGTACAGGATGTGTTGATGCCTGAGACTGACGCATCCCCCGAGTGGGGTCCCTCCTCCATAGTGACGTCAGCACTCCAACGCTTACTGCGTGCCGCTGAAACCTTATCTTTGCGTGAGCATCGTTTCTTCCAGCGATTCAtcatgcacacgtgcgtgAACGTGGGGCTTCCACCGTTACGTGTTGCCGGGTAACCACCTCAGGTGACTGCTACTGAGCCAATCATAGCACAGCCCCGCCCATCAAAAAACCAATGAGAGCCTCGGATTTCTAACTCCTCTACCCTACGTAGTACGCGAATGTAACCTTCGTCTACGTTTTGGTGAGATCACGTGCTGCGCGTAGGTGTTCGTTTTGATCACGTGCGACATAGTATACGCCCTCTATAGCGCGCTAAAGAAATGGATAGGGATGCGTGGGTgcactgtacagtgtattaATGAAATGCTACTACGCGTAATTGcagaacagcagcaacagttattTACTATATATCCATAACTGTTAGAACTAAAGAACAGCAGAAAGTTTTATTTACCACAAATCCTTAACGATTAAGCTTGTAAATTGCGCTACTTTGTTGCTACTAGAAGGAACAAATTCTAGGTGTGCATAGTGGCGACCAAGGAACTCTTCAAAGTATTTAGCAGCAAAATTCTTTGGCACTCTGCCAATCAAGCCACCTGCGTTACCATGTGAATGGCTGTCAAACACAATGAACAAGCTGTGTTCCTGCAGGTAGCACACTGCAAATGAATAAGGTGATACAACTAGCACGCCAGCCACCACTTTGTCATCAGTGAAAGAACGTAGCCTGCCGGAGACAAAATCTACTAGCCCCTGCCAACATCCCGGTCGTATGAAATAATCCTCCGAAGCTAGAAGGGTGGGCGAGGGTTCCATGCTTACAACATCGTATGCACTCAGAAACCCCTTCAAGCCCATCTGATCGTACGTAGCATTTCCTGCCCTCATAGCGTTGACAAGAGTCTCTTCTAGGAAAGAGGTTTCAGGCGGTAGTAAAAACGAGTCTTTCTGCAAAAGAATCAGCTGACACACTTGAGCTGCTATGACAGTGCAAGCATTGCTGCCATCACGTCCATCAATACGAGACTGGCAGAGCGAAGGTGCTAATAGGTATTCTGAACCCCGGTATGTCCATATCTCTTTAGAGTCTAGATTCTCATTGTGGTGAAGTAACTGTGATTGAAGAAACTCAAATGCATTAACTTTCGGACTACTTGCATTATGGGCTGTTGGAGTATCACCTCGTTTGCTCATTTTGCTGGCCGTTGTGGCAGGATGGGTGTGGATAGCAGAAGTACTTGGACGCTTGCGTGAGAAAGGAGGATGCTTTGTAACTGAACTAGATCTGCGTTTTGTCTGGAATTGAATAACAGGTTCTTTCAAATCTTGCATTGGGCATGGGTTGTGTGCAGATGATTCAGATTGACACACTAGGACGGGTGTCTTTGCACAAGCTGCTTCTTGATTTACTCCAGTGCTCCTATTTGTTGCAGCGGACTTGGTATTCTTGGCACGACCAGCTGCCTTAGCCACATGTTGTGGCAGCTCCCGTCTCATCGATGGCGTGGGTGTAAACGTTAAGCACGTCATTTGACCTTTATTGCAACCAATTGTCATCAAGCTGTTAAGCAAGGGCGTACCGATACTGTTGCGGGTATTGGATTTGTCGCTGCCCATGTTTGAAAAATTTCGTTCGATATCTGCACTAGAATGTGGTATAACTAGCATAGCTGATGCAAAACAAGATAAAAGAGGAAATTCCTGGCAGCCAGAGGCATCTGACCTTTTAATCAATTCATGCCAGTGTTTGTCTATAGCCAGAGGTAATGAACTTCGACTAGAAGTGCTCTCGGTCTGATAGCGCTGCCACTCCCGCTGCAGCTTGGTAATATTCTCTGGGAGGACAACATTCGAGAATTGGCTAGCTAGGTGGCCAATTTCTCTTGCTGAGCGTTCCTTGCCTCTTTCGGGGCATAGAAACCGGAGAGCAGATAGAACAGGGCATGACAGAGGCAATCGACGTTTGACCTCTTTTGCTGCCACAAGATAAAAATCTCGACATACAGTCAGGAAAGCGCTCCTTTCAAAATGAGACATATCTGCCACAATAGCCTCGCAGTCCTTGCTGATAACCAAATCTATCACATCAATCCACAGTGCCTCATTGTCTAGGTCAAGGGTAAGGCAATCAGTGGTTTGGCTTATGCTTGACTGCTTGATGCAGTTGAGAAGAAGTATCTTCAGAAGTTGTCGCTGGTCATCATACAGTTTGTGAATCATAACATTGCTTGTCTGATAGCGGCAGTTCACTGTTGTAAAAATAGGTAAGACTTCCTTCAGAAAGTATAGGTAGGCTTTAGTGGACTTGGCTGCCATCAATTCAACCCACTCCTTTACTTTTGAAACGTTCCTTACATCGTTGTCTTGGGTGAAGTACTGTTCAAGAGCGTCCCACTGCTCCAAGACTCTTGATACACTTTGATGCAAGCTGAGCCATCTTGTAGAGGACGGTTTTATGAGCTTGTGTGAAGGAACGTTTGCAGCTGCCTGAAACTCTTTGTATCTCGCGACACGTTTTGCACTTTTCTCAAAAAAGTATGCCACATTCCTAGCGAAGTCTTCTACTATGGGTGGTATGCATTTAGAAGCACCCTGAGCACAAAGGTGGAGCTGATGACATGTGCAGTGAATAGAATACAGGTAAGGTTGAACGTTCTTGAGCCTAGTCAAAACAGAATTCTTTGATCCACGCATGACGTTGGCCCCATCTGATCCATAAGCGATCATGTTTCTCCATGGAATACCATCATCTTTGAACATTTCTTCAATCTTGCCGAAAATGTTGGTAGCAGACGCTGACGGGACTGGTTTAATGCCCAAACTATAGGACTTCACCAATCCATCTGTAGTGTCGATCACGCGAGCTGATACTGCCACCTGTTCAAACACTGATATATCAGTAGATTCATCAGGAACGATGCTGAAAAATCCAATTTTCATCTGGGAAACGAGATGTGCGTGCATGCTATCAGCAACGGTGTGCACGGCTGCAGTCATTTTGGTGCGCCCGGCAGAAACGGCTGAAGCAATCTTAGAATCCGGGAAAAGGATTGGAAGCAGTGGAGTCAGATGATCAGACACTGCAAGAGCTACGTCATGCTCAGCAAAGAAGAATGCCAATTTTAGGACGGCGTTTGTTGCAGCTACCGAAACAGCGTTCTCTTGCTTTGGAGCAAAGCTGGCCTTGATAGTGCCTTTCCATCCAGAATTTTTTTGTTGTACTCTTGCAACGTGCTCCCGCGAGGTTGCGTGGGTACGCAAGGTCCTAAGACCGCCAGTCTTGTAGCTGAGGTCCTTAGTGCACAGACTGCAGAAGGCCATGCCTGCACTTCTCTTCGACTCTGTTAACCAACCAGAGCATACAGGATCGCTCTCCCACTCCTTCTTGTAGGCCTGTAGCCATCGTTTCATGATGCACGATCGGATCTATCCCGGATACGCTGCCCGCATCTAGCCTCGCGTGGCCAGGCTTTCACCTCAGGCGCTAGGCGCCTGACAAGTAGtgaaaggtctggctacgcgagactacctcACATCCCCGAACATCCCGGAACTGTTAGACTACTGCAAAAGAAATCGACGTTCGTACTGTTTGTACATTGTACTAGGTAAGTTAGACATACAAATttacgtacagtacacaccACGGTTCGATAGCACGACGTTGAGTGACTTCGGAAGACCTACAACTAAATGCCATGTGATCATCGAGTATGTGTTTGCTCAGTGCTGCATTTAtccgtaggaatggcctacggAATCCGTAGGCAAGTATGAAGGCCATTTTACCGTAGCCTACGGTAAAATCCGTAGGAGTGGCAGCCCAGCACTGGTGTACAAATAGTGAAACTTCATTAAGCagtaatatcaataaatcCGAACATTGAACATAAACTTAATGAACTGTTCAGTAAGCAGGTGACATCTAGTTTTACAGTTTAAGTTATGTATGATCAGTACCACTCAAAAGTcttgaaagagaaagaaactgTTCAGTTGTGGGTACCATGCTCCTGGTTATACTTCCAAACAGCAGATTTGTTTAACTTCAACATGTCAAGATGTGGCTTATAATCAGAACAGTCAGAATCAATGTTAAGCTAAAGACAGAGCAGTGAAGCAACAGTGCTGCGCTCCAAGTGACTTCGATCTTCACTGTCTATTTTCCGTACCAGTGAAAAACATCGTTTACTGTCAGCATTACTGGCAGGAATTGCAATAAGAGCTCTAACTAGAATCAAGAGGTTGGTATACCATGGAGCATTTGTCTCCATCTGCTTGGTATGCATGACAGCCCAAAAGCCATCCACATCGGTATTTTCAGGAAGATCTGTAGCATCAGCCACATGGAAGTCAATTGCTTCAGTCTTCAGTTCTGTCGATCTGTCAGACAATCCTAGCTGAGGAAGTTCATTGGCTAGGCGCACTACAGCAGCAGGGAAATCTTTGAAGGTTCTGCGTTCTAATGGATTCAAGATGCAAAGATCATGCAAGATGGTAGACTTAAAAGGAAATTTCTGCATCACAGCCTTGACAAATGTGGTGTAGAAGATAGAAAAGATCGACCTCTGGGTCCATTCCCTCTTCACGAAGATTCTGCGCCAACTGCCGTGCTTCTTCTGCAACTTCCATTTTGTCGTCATCAAGATGAATGGTCGAGTCTTCAAAAGGGGTCTCTGTGACATTAGCTGTGTCAATAAAATCGCCATCTACGAAATAGTATAGAATACGCTTAGTGAGCTTCTTCATTTCAGGATGAAGTTGGTGGATGGTTGTGTAAGTAGTACCCTGAAATGCAACGTTGAAGGCATTTACAGTTGGAAGCAGGAAGCTAAGAAAGAGCATATAGAGCTTGGTTGTGTCACACAATAAACTTCTGATGGTCTTCACTCTCCCAGCAGCTTTCTCTGAGTCAGGGTGACTTGCAAAGTAAGACATCAGTGCTGGCCAGATTTCAAGAGCTCGCACAATCACCCGCAGCAGATTCAGTCATCTCGTTTGTACGTGCGTAAGAACCTTTCTGTATGTAACATTCACAAAGTCACAGAACTTCTTCAAGTCCTCTTTACGTTTTACGCTAAGGTAGAAGTGAGTATTAATATCCACCAAAAGTGAACCAATTGGAATGGGAAGGGATTTCGTTGTTCCTTTTGCAGCAAGATTTTCAAGATGACATATGCATTCTAAATCGATGACATTTGGTTGCATGTCTCGCAGGTAGCGCATTATTCCATTTCTTTGCCCTTTCATTGTATTGGATGTGTCACTGTTAAAGGAAATCAGATGTTCATACTTCAATCCCCGGCTTACTAAACACTCATCGACTATAGCAAAGATTGCAGAAGCCCTACTATCATTAGCTGTTGGGAGATCAATAGACCTAGTGGCTGCTTTCATCACTGATGTgtcaaaaaatttcaaaagtACAACTAAGTCCTTTTCTTCTGCTCCTCGGTCATTAGACTCATCAACAAGCAGGCTGAAGTACACAGCTGTCTCAACGGTAAGTTGCTTAATCAGTTGGTCATGGCAGTATTTCCCATTTCCAAATCGTGTTAGCACAGACGTTTTGGTCCTTGAGCATTGAAAATGCTTGGCAATTTCAGAATCTGTGAATATACACTTCACTAACTTGGTGAAATGGTCTCCAGTTCGAAATGGTAAATTGTGCTCTGCAATAAATTGCACAAACAGTGCTTCGGCTTGTTGCACTTGCAACTGGTGCTctttctgctttcttctggCTTTCCGT
It encodes:
- the LOC134197895 gene encoding uncharacterized protein LOC134197895: MKRWLQAYKKEWESDPVCSGWLTESKRSAGMAFCSLCTKDLSYKTGGLRTLRTHATSREHVARVQQKNSGWKGTIKASFAPKQENAVSVAATNAVLKLAFFFAEHDVALAVSDHLTPLLPILFPDSKIASAVSAGRTKMTAAVHTVADSMHAHLVSQMKIGFFSIVPDESTDISVFEQVAVSARVIDTTDGLVKSYSLGIKPVPSASATNIFGKIEEMFKDDGIPWRNMIAYGSDGANVMRGSKNSVLTRLKNVQPYLYSIHCTCHQLHLCAQGASKCIPPIVEDFARNVAYFFEKSAKRVARYKEFQAAANVPSHKLIKPSSTRWLSLHQSVSRVLEQWDALEQYFTQDNDVRNVSKVKEWVELMAAKSTKAYLYFLKEVLPIFTTVNCRYQTSNVMIHKLYDDQRQLLKILLLNCIKQSSISQTTDCLTLDLDNEALWIDVIDLVISKDCEAIVADMSHFERSAFLTVCRDFYLVAAKEVKRRLPLSCPVLSALRFLCPERGKERSAREIGHLASQFSNVVLPENITKLQREWQRYQTESTSSRSSLPLAIDKHWHELIKRSDASGCQEFPLLSCFASAMLVIPHSSADIERNFSNMGSDKSNTRNSIGTPLLNSLMTIGCNKGQMTCLTFTPTPSMRRELPQHVAKAAGRAKNTKSAATNRSTGVNQEAACAKTPVLVCQSESSAHNPCPMQDLKEPVIQFQTKRRSSSVTKHPPFSRKRPSTSAIHTHPATTASKMSKRGDTPTAHNASSPKVNAFEFLQSQLLHHNENLDSKEIWTYRGSEYLLAPSLCQSRIDGRDGSNACTVIAAQVCQLILLQKDSFLLPPETSFLEETLVNAMRAGNATYDQMGLKGFLSAYDVVSMEPSPTLLASEDYFIRPGCWQGLVDFVSGRLRSFTDDKVVAGVLVVSPYSFAVCYLQEHSLFIVFDSHSHGNAGGLIGRVPKNFAAKYFEEFLGRHYAHLEFVPSSSNKVAQFTSLIVKDLW